From the genome of Thermococcus chitonophagus, one region includes:
- a CDS encoding OadG family protein, with translation MAEFLEGLYITVLGVTVVFAVLSILAIVMYGIGWSEKRLVEKEKPKNIEEKPAEKREEVKEEKGLDEKKIAIITAAIMAYLSQKRPKEVPIKRKPSQNWWLSGLTTYVEEVENFNYEIGKW, from the coding sequence ATGGCGGAGTTCCTTGAGGGGTTATACATTACCGTCCTAGGCGTTACGGTGGTCTTTGCAGTCCTCTCAATTCTTGCTATTGTAATGTACGGGATAGGCTGGAGTGAAAAAAGGCTAGTTGAAAAGGAGAAGCCCAAGAATATAGAGGAAAAACCTGCTGAGAAGAGAGAAGAAGTTAAAGAAGAAAAGGGTTTGGACGAGAAGAAGATTGCAATAATAACCGCAGCAATAATGGCTTATCTAAGCCAGAAGAGACCGAAGGAGGTTCCTATTAAAAGAAAACCCTCTCAGAACTGGTGGTTGTCCGGATTAACTACGTATGTTGAAGAAGTTGAGAATTTCAACTATGAAATCGGGAAGTGGTGA
- a CDS encoding acetyl-CoA carboxylase biotin carboxyl carrier protein subunit, whose product MKVKVVINGEEYEVEVEEIMPGKFRVILGGETYEVEAKDLGIKIPTSPQVQAPTPAPVATPTPVATPTPAQPVQVSENVVTAPMPGKILKILVQEGQQVKIGQGLLILEAMKMENEIPAPRDGVVKKILVKEGETVDTGTPLIELG is encoded by the coding sequence ATGAAAGTTAAGGTGGTAATTAACGGAGAGGAGTATGAGGTAGAAGTGGAAGAGATAATGCCGGGGAAGTTTAGGGTCATCCTGGGAGGGGAAACTTACGAAGTCGAGGCCAAGGACTTAGGAATAAAAATTCCAACCTCTCCTCAAGTCCAGGCGCCAACCCCAGCTCCTGTAGCAACCCCTACACCTGTAGCGACACCAACCCCAGCCCAACCTGTCCAAGTTTCAGAGAACGTTGTTACTGCCCCAATGCCAGGAAAGATCTTGAAGATCTTGGTTCAAGAGGGCCAACAAGTGAAGATTGGCCAAGGCCTTTTGATCCTAGAGGCTATGAAAATGGAGAACGAAATCCCTGCACCTAGAGATGGTGTCGTTAAGAAAATCCTCGTCAAAGAGGGAGAGACTGTAGACACGGGAACACCTTTAATAGAGCTAGGGTGA
- the mmdA gene encoding methylmalonyl-CoA decarboxylase subunit alpha — MSMEEKVKELYEKRKKIMQMGGEEAIKKQHDKGKLTARERIELLLDPGSFVEIGMFVKHRATEFGMDKRDLPADGVITGYGTVDGRLVFVYAQDFTVMGGSLGEMHAMKIKRIMELALEAGAPVIGLNDSGGARIQEGVDSLKGYGEIFKMNTILSGVVPQITAIMGPCAGGAVYSPAIGDFILMVDNPATFMFITGPQVVKAVTGVEVTPVQLGGAMVHAQKSGQAHLIGKSDEEVIALIKRLLSYLPSNNMEKPPRIKPKDDPFRRTPELYEVVPDDPNKGYDVRQVIYSIVDRDENGNPDFLELQPYFAPNAVIGFGRINGQTVGIVANNPIHLAGVLDIDSSDKIARFVRFCDAFNIPIVTFVDVPGYLPGVDQESRGIIRHGAKVLYAYAEATVPMVTIILRKAYGGAYLAMGSKHLGADFVFAWPTAEIAVMGPEGAANIIFRKEIAKAENPEEFRKQKIQEYREKFANPYVAASRGYIDDVIDPAETRAKIVMALEALENKRVKLPPKKHGNIPL, encoded by the coding sequence ATGAGCATGGAAGAGAAAGTTAAGGAGCTCTACGAGAAAAGGAAGAAGATAATGCAGATGGGGGGAGAGGAGGCTATAAAGAAGCAACACGATAAGGGCAAGCTCACTGCTAGGGAAAGGATTGAACTTCTACTTGACCCAGGAAGCTTCGTTGAGATTGGAATGTTCGTTAAGCACAGGGCAACTGAGTTCGGTATGGACAAGAGAGATCTCCCGGCAGATGGTGTCATTACTGGCTACGGAACGGTAGATGGAAGGTTGGTGTTCGTTTATGCCCAGGACTTCACGGTAATGGGGGGATCCCTAGGAGAAATGCACGCTATGAAGATCAAGAGAATTATGGAACTAGCCTTGGAGGCAGGGGCACCAGTAATAGGTCTCAATGACTCCGGAGGAGCCAGAATACAAGAAGGAGTCGATTCCCTAAAGGGGTATGGTGAGATATTCAAGATGAACACAATTTTAAGCGGAGTCGTTCCCCAGATTACTGCAATCATGGGACCTTGTGCTGGTGGTGCAGTTTACAGCCCAGCCATAGGTGATTTCATTCTAATGGTCGACAACCCTGCAACCTTCATGTTCATCACTGGTCCTCAGGTTGTCAAGGCCGTAACTGGAGTTGAGGTTACTCCCGTTCAGTTAGGTGGAGCAATGGTTCATGCTCAGAAGAGCGGGCAGGCCCATCTCATCGGAAAGAGCGATGAAGAGGTAATCGCGCTAATAAAGAGGTTGCTGAGCTATTTACCATCAAACAACATGGAAAAGCCGCCCAGGATCAAGCCAAAGGACGATCCCTTTAGGAGAACTCCTGAATTATATGAAGTAGTTCCAGATGATCCAAACAAGGGTTACGATGTTAGACAGGTAATTTACTCAATTGTAGATAGAGATGAGAACGGTAACCCAGACTTCCTTGAGCTACAGCCCTACTTTGCACCTAATGCGGTAATAGGCTTCGGAAGAATAAATGGGCAGACAGTGGGGATAGTAGCAAACAACCCAATACACTTGGCGGGAGTTCTTGACATAGACTCAAGCGATAAGATCGCGAGATTCGTGAGGTTCTGTGATGCGTTCAACATTCCAATCGTAACATTTGTAGATGTCCCAGGCTACCTCCCCGGAGTTGACCAAGAGAGCAGGGGAATAATTAGGCACGGTGCAAAGGTTCTCTATGCATATGCTGAGGCGACGGTTCCGATGGTTACGATAATCCTGAGAAAGGCCTATGGTGGAGCGTACCTTGCGATGGGATCAAAGCACCTTGGGGCTGACTTCGTATTCGCGTGGCCGACAGCTGAGATAGCAGTCATGGGGCCAGAGGGCGCTGCAAACATTATCTTCAGGAAGGAGATTGCAAAGGCCGAGAATCCTGAAGAGTTCAGGAAGCAGAAGATTCAAGAGTACAGGGAGAAGTTCGCCAACCCATATGTAGCTGCCTCAAGAGGGTACATTGATGACGTGATTGATCCGGCTGAAACTAGAGCTAAGATAGTTATGGCATTAGAGGCCCTGGAGAACAAGAGGGTTAAGTTACCTCCAAAGAAGCACGGCAACATTCCGCTCTGA